One window of the Sulfitobacter alexandrii genome contains the following:
- the infA gene encoding translation initiation factor IF-1: MAKEDTLEFPGVVKELLPNATFRVELENGHEIIAHTAGKMRKNRIRVLAGDKVQVEMTPYDLTKGRINYRFK, from the coding sequence ATGGCCAAGGAAGATACGCTCGAATTTCCCGGTGTCGTGAAGGAACTCCTGCCTAACGCGACGTTCCGGGTCGAGCTTGAAAACGGCCATGAGATCATCGCGCACACGGCAGGCAAGATGCGCAAGAACCGCATTCGCGTTCTGGCAGGCGACAAGGTACAGGTCGAGATGACCCCGTACGATCTGACCAAAGGTCGGATCAACTACCGGTTCAAGTAG
- a CDS encoding Maf family protein — MTLILGSGSPRRLELLAQIGVVPDDIRPPDIDETPRKAELPRPYCARMAREKVAAVPCGDDDIVLCADTTVALGRRILGKPADAAEAETFLRMMSGRRHKVITAVAVKRGGRLWERDVQSAVRMKSLSDAEIAAYLATGDWRGKAGGYGIQGPAGALVPWISGSFTGIVGLPLAETANLLTAAGHPPLKGSA; from the coding sequence ATGACACTTATCCTGGGTTCCGGTTCCCCCCGACGCCTCGAACTGCTGGCGCAGATCGGCGTCGTTCCCGATGATATCCGTCCCCCCGATATCGACGAAACACCGCGCAAGGCCGAGTTGCCACGCCCCTATTGCGCCCGCATGGCGCGGGAGAAGGTGGCAGCGGTGCCCTGCGGCGACGATGACATCGTGCTCTGCGCCGACACCACCGTGGCGCTGGGCCGGCGGATCCTGGGCAAGCCTGCCGACGCGGCAGAGGCAGAGACCTTTCTGAGGATGATGTCGGGGCGCCGGCACAAGGTGATCACCGCCGTCGCCGTCAAGCGGGGCGGGCGGCTGTGGGAACGTGACGTGCAAAGCGCGGTCCGCATGAAATCGCTGTCGGACGCCGAGATCGCGGCCTACCTCGCCACCGGCGACTGGCGGGGAAAGGCCGGCGGCTACGGGATCCAGGGGCCCGCGGGCGCGTTGGTCCCGTGGATCAGCGGATCGTTCACCGGTATCGTCGGGCTGCCGCTGGCCGAAACCGCCAACCTGTTGACCGCGGCGGGCCATCCGCCGCTGAAAGGAAGCGCATGA
- a CDS encoding carbon-nitrogen hydrolase family protein, which translates to MKIATAAYPLDVLTSWAQYEDKIARWVAEAAGQGADLLVFPEYGAMELATLSGPDVAADLEASLHAVSDRLEDADALHLRLAREHGVHIVAASGPADTDTRPVNRARLMTPTGQTGVQDKQIMTRFEAEVWDVIPGNGLQVFDTALGKIGILICYDSEFPLLGRALTECDIICVPSVTEALAGYWRVRIGSMARALENQCITAMSSVVGEADWSDALGTSFGAGGIFGPPDTGFPPTGVLAAGELNAPGWTFAEVDLGQVAHVRRDGVVLNRRHWTGQIGRDGPAPSVRLR; encoded by the coding sequence AAGATCGCTACCGCAGCTTACCCGCTCGACGTCCTGACATCCTGGGCGCAGTACGAAGACAAGATCGCGCGCTGGGTCGCAGAGGCCGCGGGGCAGGGCGCGGATCTGCTGGTCTTTCCAGAATACGGCGCGATGGAACTGGCGACCCTTTCCGGACCCGATGTGGCGGCGGACCTCGAAGCCTCGCTGCATGCCGTGTCGGACCGGCTGGAGGACGCGGACGCGCTGCACCTCAGGCTCGCCCGCGAGCATGGCGTGCATATCGTCGCCGCTTCCGGTCCGGCGGACACGGATACCCGCCCTGTGAACCGTGCCCGGCTCATGACCCCCACGGGCCAGACCGGCGTGCAGGACAAGCAGATCATGACCCGCTTCGAGGCCGAAGTCTGGGACGTGATACCGGGCAACGGGCTTCAGGTGTTCGATACCGCGCTCGGCAAGATCGGGATCCTGATCTGCTATGACAGCGAATTTCCCCTGTTGGGACGGGCGCTTACGGAATGCGACATCATCTGTGTCCCGTCGGTGACCGAAGCGCTGGCGGGGTACTGGCGTGTGCGCATCGGCTCGATGGCGCGGGCGCTCGAGAATCAGTGCATCACCGCCATGTCCAGCGTCGTGGGAGAGGCCGACTGGTCGGATGCGCTGGGCACGAGCTTTGGCGCGGGCGGCATCTTTGGCCCGCCCGATACGGGCTTTCCGCCCACCGGGGTGCTCGCGGCAGGAGAGCTGAATGCCCCCGGATGGACCTTCGCCGAAGTCGATCTGGGGCAGGTCGCCCATGTCCGCCGCGATGGCGTGGTGCTCAACCGGCGCCACTGGACCGGGCAAATCGGGCGGGACGGCCCTGCGCCATCTGTCAGATTGCGCTGA